From Amycolatopsis sp. WQ 127309:
GTCTTCACCAACGCGTCGCTGAGCCGCCAGAGCGACGCGCAGATCGGGCAGGGCCTGGTCGTGGCCCGGCTCAGCGGCGCGTGGGACGCGGGCGCGCAGATGAAGGCGCGCCCCGGCCAGAAGGGCAAGTGGGCGATCGCACCGCTGCCGCAGTGGGACCCGGCCCACCCGGCGGTCGGCACCCACGGCGGCTCGACGTTCGCCATCACCAAGGACAGCGCGAACCCGGAGGCGGCGATGGAGTTCATCGAGTGGCAGGTCTCCCACCCGGACGCCTTGCGAGCGCGCCTGTCGAGCGGCACGAGCAGCCAGTACCCGGCGGCACCGGCCCTGGTCGAGGTGGGCGGCAAAGCGTTCGACCGCAGCTACTACGGAGGCCAGGACATCTACCGCCTGTTCGACGACCAGGCCCACCTCATCCGCGACGGCTGGCTCTGGGGCCCCCGGATGAGCGCAACCCAACGAGTCCTGCAAGACGGCTTCGCCCGAGCGGGCGCCGGCCAAGGCACAGTGCTGGACGCGGTCCGCGACGCCCAGAAGGCGACGATGCCGGACCTGACAGCCCTGGGCTTGGCCACCACCGAGCACGAAAGCTGAGGGGGTTCCCGATGACCACGCGCACGCGCACGACGCCCGACAGCTGCCCGCCCACCGCCGTCCTCCCGAAGTCCGTGAATGCCACATTCACGGACACTATGTCCCTCAATGTGGCATTCACGGACTTCAAGCGCGGCGAGCAGCCGCAGGTGAGCCGTCTCGCGGAGCTCGGGCCCGGCGGCGACCGGGCCCGAGCGACCGGAGGTCGTCGATGACCGCCACTCTCACCCGCCCGGCCAAGCCGCCCGCGAAGACCGCAACCCCGCGCCGACGCGACAAAGAGCGGTCCGCGGCCGCGATCCTCATGGCGCCCTTCTTCGTGCTCCTCCTCGTCGTCTTCCTCATCCCCGTCGGGACCGCCGTGTGGCTGAGCTTCTTCGGCGCCGACGAACCCGGGCTCGGGTTCGGCCCCGAACACACCGTCTTCGTGGGCCTGCGCAGCTACCTCGCCGTGCTCACCGATCCCACCTTCCTCAGTGGACTCGGCGTCATCGCCCTCTACTGCCTGATCTACCTGCCGCTGCTGGTCGTCGCGTCGCTCGGGCTCGCGCTGCTGCTCGACTCCGCCGCCGCGCGGCTCACGTCGCTCGCGCGGCTCGGGCTCTTCCTGCCGCACGCCGTGCCCGGGATCATCGCCGCGATCATCTGGCTCTACCTCTACACCCCCGGCCTCAGCCCGGTCGTCGACCTGCTCGGCAAGGCCGGGCTCACCGTCGACTTCCTCGGCTTTCACGCCGTCCTCCCGGCGATCGTGAACATCGCCCTGTGGAGCAACCTCGGCTACAACGTCGTCGTCTTCTACGCCGCCCTCCAAGCCGTGCCGCGCGAAGTGCTCGAAGCCGCCGTGGTCGACGGCGCCGGGCCGGTGCGCACCGCGCTGCGGATCAAGACGCCGCTGATCCGTTCGAGCGTCGTGATGGTCGTGCTGTTCACGCTCATCTGGTCGCTGCAGCTGTTCACCGAGCCGATGCTGCTGTCGCAGTCCACGCCGGTGATCACCGCGCGCTTCTCGCCGAGCATGTACATCTACGACGCCGCGTTCACCCGCAACAACTACGGCCTCGCCGCGGCCGCGTCCGTGATCCTCCTCGCCTGCACGATCGCGCTGTCCTACGGCGTGACGCGCTGGACCAACCGCACCCGGGAGGTGAAGCCGTGAAGCTGCTCAGCCGCACGGCCGTCAACACCGTCGTCGGGATCTCCGTGCTCTACACGCTCCTGCCGGTGCTGTGGCTCGTCCTCGCCGCGGCCAAGAACGGCGACGCGCTCTTCGGCAGCGATCTGTTGTCCCTGAACGGGTTTTCGCCGCTGGACAACCTCAAAGACCTCTTCGCGACGGACAAGGGGATCTACGGCCGCTGGTACGCCAACAGCCTCTTCTACGCCGTCGTCGGCGGCGCGCTCAGCTCGCTGATCAGCATCGCCTGCGGGTACGCCTTCGACAAGTACCGCTTCAAGCACAAGGAAAAGCTCTTCGGCCTGGTGCTCGCCGCGGTGATGGTGCCGCAGACCGTGCTCGCGCTGCCGCTGTACCTGATCGCCTCGGGCACCGGGCTCGTCGACACGCCGTGGGCGGTGTTCGTGCCGGTGCTGTTCAATCCGTTCGGCGTCTACCTCGGCCGCGTGTTCAGCCAGGGGTACGTCCCGGACGAGGTTCTCGAAGCCGCCCGCATCGACGGCGCCGGCGAGCTGAAGACGTACTTCCGCGTCGCGCTGCGGATGCTCGGACCCGGCGTGGTCACGGTGTTCCTCTTCCAGCTCACCGCGATCTGGAACAACTTCTTCCTGCCCATGGTCATGCTCTCGAACCAGAAGCTCTACCCGGTCAGCCTCGGCCTCTACACCTGGAACAGCTCGGCCACCGTGTCGCCCGAGTACTACCCGGTCGTCATCATGGGCTCACTCCTGGCCGTCCTCCCCCTGCTGCTGGCTTTTGTTCTCCTGCAACGCTTCTGGCGTTCCGGGCTCACCGCGGGATCCGTCAAGTGATCCGCGCCGCCCTCGCGATGAGCCGGGACGCGGCCCACGCCGTCCTCGACGACGAAACCCTGACCGAGCTGCGCGGCCTCGTGGACCTGACCGACGGCGTGATCGACGACTTCGCGGGCGACCCGCTGCGGGACGTCGAACTGCTGGTCACCGGCTGGGGCTGCCCGCCGCTGGACGCCGCCGCGCTCGCCGCCGCCCCGAAGCTGCGCGCGATCGTGCACACCGCCGGGTCGGTCCGCGCGCACGTCACCGAGGCGTGCTGGGACCGCGGCATCGAGGTGACGTCGGCGGCCGCGGCCAACGCCGTGCCCGTCGCCGAATACACCCTCGCGATGATCCTGCTGTCGGGCAAACGCGTGCTCGAACGCGCCCGCGAATACCGGGAAAACCGGACCCGCGACGACTGGCTCCGGGACGTCGGCAACTACCGCCGGACGGTCGGCATCCTCTCCGCGTCGATGATCGGCCGCCGGGTGATCGACCTGCTGCGCCCCCACGACCTGCGGATACTGGTGCATGATCCCTATGTGACCGAAGTGGAGGGAGCCGAGCGGGTGGGCCTGGCCGAGCTGTTCGCGCGCAGTGACGTCGTCAGCGTCCACACACCCCTGCTGCCCGAAACCCGCGGCCTGGTCAGCCGGGGGCTGATCGGCTCGATGCGCCCGGACGCCGTGCTGATCAACACCGCCCGCGGCGCCGTCCTCGACCAGGACGCCCTCGCCGAGGCCACCGGCGCCGGGCGGCTCCGCGCGATCCTCGACGTCACCGACCCCGAGGTCCTGCCGCCCGCGCACCCGCTCTGGGACGACCCCCACGTGCTGATCACCCCCCACCTGGCGGGCTCGCAGGGCAACGAGATGGGCCGGCTGGCCGCGCTGGCCGTCGCCGAGGTCACGCGCTGGGCGGCCGGCGACGGCTTCGCCCACCCGCTGCACCGCGACCGGATGGGGTTGATCGCGTGAAGCTGCCGCCTGAGGACCGCGAACTGAGCCCGCACACCGGCTACACGCGCGACCACTGGGTCGCCGCCGCGGACGGCCTCCTCGACGCCGCGTGGCGCTGGGCGAGCCCCCGGAAAGCCCGGCTCGACCTGCCGGGACCCGCGTCGGCCAGCGGCGTCCGCTCGGACGGGCTCGAAGGCTTCGCTCGCACCTTCCTCGCCGCCGGCTTCCGCGTGGCCGGGGGCGGTGACCCGCACAACTGGCTGGAGCGCTACGCCGAAGGCCTCGACGCGGGCACCCGCACCCCCGGCCGCGACGACGCCGAGTCGTGGCCGGTCATCCTCGGCCACGACGTCGCCGGGCAGCCGATGGTCGAGTCCGCGTCCGTCGCCCTCGGCCTCCGCCTGACGCGCCCGTGGCTCTGGGACCACCTCGGCGAAGACGTCCAGGACCGCGTCGAAGCCTGGCTGCGCGGCGCACTGCGGCACGTCCCGGCACCGAACAACTGGTACCTGTTCCCGTTCACCGTCGCCGGTTTCCTCGACGACGTCGGCCGCGGCGACGCCGAGACCGCGCGGGCCCGCGACCGCGCGCTGGAGCTCCTGGAGGGCTGGTACCGCGGCGACGGCTGGTACGCCGACGGCGACGGCCGCGCGTTCGACCACTACAACGGCTGGGCCCTGCACCTCTACCCGGTCCTCGACGCCCACCTCGCCGGAGAACCGCCCCGCCACGGCGGCCGGCTGTACGAGCACCTGGAAGGCTTCAAGCTGTGGTTCGCCGCCGACGGCGCCCCGCTCCACTTCGGACGGTCCCTGACCTACCGCTTCGCCGCCGCGTCGGCGGTCGGCCTCGGCGCGGTCACCGGCGACACCCCGCTGCGGCCCGGCGTGTCACGACGGCTGCTCAGCGGCGCGCTCAAGTACTTCCTCGACCGCGGCGCCGTCGATGACAACGGCCTCCTGAGCCTCGGCTGGCACGGCCCGCACGCGCCGACCACGCAGTTCTACTCCGGCCCGGGCTCGCCGTACTGGGCGTCGAAGGCCTTCGTCTGCCTGCTCGCCCCGGCCGATCATCCACTGTGGACGTCCACAGAGGAATCGGACGACGCGGACACGGTACGCGCGGAGCCCGCACCGGGCTTCCTGCTGCAGAAGGCGGACGGCGTCGTCCGGCTGCACAACCACGGCAGCGACCACCTGAGGCCCCACGAAGCCGAGTCGGCCGACGGCGACGACCCGCACTACGGCCGCTTCGCCTACTCCACCCACACCGGCCCCACGGCCAAGGACAACGCGGCCGACAACCACTTCGCCGTCGTCGTCGGGGGAGTGCGCAGCGTCCGCCGCCGGATCCACCCGCTCGGTGCGGGACAAGGCGACGGCTGGGGCTGGGCCGCGTCCTGGCACCGCCCGATCTTCACGACGGCGGCCGTACCGGGGTTGCGGGTCGAGAGCGTCACCGTGGTGCGCGGGCACGACGAGGTGCGGGTGCACCGGGTGGTCGGCGGCCCGCCGGGAGCGACCGCCGAGCAGACCGGCTGGGCCACCGCTCCCGGCGAGTCCGTCCTCCGCCCCCTGAGCGGCTGGACCGGTCAGGACGAGGTCCGCGCGCCGCACGGCACCGCGTACGTCCCCTCCGTGACCTTGACCCGGCTCACCGGTCCCGCCGAGGGCACGGCGGTCTTCATCGCCCACGCGGTGCTCGGCACCGAGGCCGCAGACCTGGCCGTCACCGAAGAAGAGATCCGCTGGCCGGACGGCTTCACCGTCCGGATCGGCTTCGACCCCCTGGACGTGACCGCCGGATGACGCGCTCAGGCGGACTCGCGGACCACCAGCTCGGTCGGCAGGATCAGCGACGTCGGCTTCTCGCCGTCGATCAGCCGCACCAGCATCCGCGTCATCTCCCGGCCCAGCGCCTCGATCGGCTGCCGGACCGTGGTCAGCGCGGGGTGCGTGTGCTGCGCGGTGACGATGTCGTTGAACCCGACCACCGCGACGTCGTCGGGCACCGAGCGCCCGTGCGAGCGCAGCACCTTCAGCGCCCCGGCCGCCATCGCGTCGGACGCGACGAACACGGCGTCGAGATCCGGGTGCTCGTCGAGCAGCCGCGTCATCCCCTCGACGCCGCTGGCTTCGCTGAAGTCGCCGTGCGCGACGCGGTCGTCGGGCAGCCCGGCCAGCGCGAGCGCCTCCCGGAACCCGAGGTACCGGTTGACGCCGGCGTGCTGGTCGGTCTGCCCGGTGATCGTCGCTATCCGCTGCCGCCCGAGCGAAACCAGGTACTCCACGGCCTGCCGGGCGCCGCCGCGGTTGTCGGCGTCGACGTAGTGCGGGGGAGTGCGGTCGAGCGAGCGCCCGCCGTGCACCACCGGCACCTGGCCCTCGTCGGCGATCTTCGACAGCGGGTCGTTCTCCCGCAGCGCCAGCAGCATGATGCCGTCGGCGGCGCGCGACTGCAGGATCCGCGTCAGCCGCGAGCGGCCGCGTTCGGACGCCGCGAGCACCAGCATCAGCTGGAGGTCGGTCTCCTCGATGACGGCGTTGACCCCGGCGATCACCTCGGCGAAGAACTGGTTGGCGAACAACGCCGGGTCGTCGCTGGAGATGGCCAGCACCACCGCGCCTCGCCGCGCCGTGGCCAGCGACCGGGCCGCGGTGTTCGGCACGTACCCGAGCTCTTCGATCGCGCGTTGCACGGCTTCGCGCGACTTCGTGCTGACGTGCGGGGCGTTGTTGATCACCCGGGACACGGTGCCGGTGGACACCCCGGCCAGGCGCGCCACTTCCTCGAGCGTCGACGGCCGGTTGCTCATCGTGCTCGCCTCCCCCAGATCGATCGGACAGTCAGCTTAACAAGGGTGTGAGCGCTCACAGGCCGTGCCGGGCGATGACGGCGGCGTACCAGCGGGCGCTGTTCTTGAGCGTGCGCTCCTGCGTCTCGTAGTCGACGTGCACGAGCCCGAACCGCTGCGCGTACCCGAAGGACCACTCGAAATTGTCGAGCAGCGACCACGCGAAGTACCCCTTGAGCGGCACCCCTCGGTCGATCGCGGCCGCGCAGGCCCGCAGGTGACCGTCCAGATAGGTCACCCGCGCCCGGTCGTGCACGGGTTCGTCGAACGCCGCGCCGTTTTCCGTGACGTACAGCGGAATGGCCGGGTAGTCCCGCTTCAGCCGGGTCAGCACGGCCAGCAGGCCGCCCGCGTCGATCTCCCAGCCGATCGAGGTCCGGGGGTGGCCGCCGTCGACCTGGGCGACCCGGTCCGAGCCGACGTAGGCCGACGGCCGGGGCGCGCCGCCGCCGGCGACGAGCATGGGGGAGTAGTAGTTGACGCCGAGGAAGTCCAGCGGCGCCGAGATGGTCTTCAGGTCGCCCGGGAGCACGTGGTCGAACGACGTGACGCCGGCCAGGTCCGACTGGACGTCGGCCGGGTAGTCGCCGAGCAGCACCGGGTCGAGGAACAGCCGGTTCTGCATGCCGTCGATCCGGCGGGCCGCGTCGACGTCGGGCGTGCCGCGGGTCGCCGGGGTGACCTCGGTCAGGTTGAGCGTGAGGCCGACCGTGCTGCCCGGCATGGCTTCCGCGGCGAGGCCGTGGCCCAGCAGCAGGTGGTGGGCGGCGCGCACGGCGGCGCCGGGCTCCTGCCGGCCCGGCGCGTGCCGTCCGGTGGCGTAGCCCAGGAACGCCGAGCACCACGGCTCGTTCAGCGTCGTCCAGTGGGTGACGCGGTCGGCGAGCGCGTCGTGCACGATCGCCGCGTACTCGGCGAACCGCTGCGCGGTGTCGCGGTTCGGCCAGCCACCGGCGTCTTCCAGGGGCTGGGGCAGGTCCCAGTGGTAGAGCGTCGGCCACGGCTGGATACCCCGCTCCAGCAGCGTGTCGACAAGTCGCCGGTAGAAGTCGAGGCCGCGCGGCTCGGCCGCGCCGGACCCGGCCGGCTGGATCCGCGGCCAGGCGATCGAGAACCGGTACGCGCCGAGGCCGAGGTCCTGCATGAGCGCGACGTCGTCGCGGTAGCGGTGGTAGTGGTCGGCGGCGACGTCGCCGGTGTCGCCGCGGTCGACCTTGCCCGGGGTCGCGGCGAAGGTGTCCCAGATGGACGGACCCCGCCCGTCCTCGGCCGTCGCGCCCTCGATCTGGTAGCTCGACGTCGCCGCGCCCCAGAGAAAACCGGGTTCGAACGTGCTCACGCCTTGACCGCTCCTTCCATGATGCCGCCGATGATCTGCTTGCCGAAGGCCAGGAAGACCAGCAGCAGCGGGACGCAGGCGACGAGCGCGCCCGCGAACATCAGCGTGTAGTCGGTGTAGTAGCTCGTGGACAGCTGGTTCAGGGAGAACTGCACGGTCGGGTTGTCGTTCTCCAGCACCGCGATCGGCCAGAGGAACTCGTTCCAGGTGCTCATGAAGGTGAACAGCGCCAGCACCGACGCGCCCGGCCGCAGCGCGGGCAGCACGACCGTGAGGTAGATCCGGAACGTCGAGCAGCCGTCGATGCGCGCGGCCTCGATCAGCTCGTCCGGCACCGAGCGCTCGGCGTACTGCCGCATCATGAACACGCCGAACGCGGATACGAGGAACGGCACGATGACCGCCTGCAGCCGGTTCTGCCAGCCCAGCTGCACCATGATCATGTACAGCGGGATGATGCCCATCTGCACCGGGATCATCATCGTCCCGAGGATGACCACCAGCAGCCCGTTGCGGCCGCGGAAGCGCAGCTTGGCGAAGGCGAACCCGGCCAGGGTGCTGAAGAACACGACGCAGACGGTGACGACCACCGACGCGATCGCCGAGTTCGCCATGCCCAGCAGGAAGTTCGCGTCCTCCGCGGAGAACAGCCGGCCGATGTTGCCGAAGAGGTTGCCCCCGGGCAGCAGCGGTGGCGGCCAGTCGCCGACGATGTCGTTGGTCCGGGTGGCGACCACGAACAGCCAGTACAGCGGGAACGCCGAAAGCGCGATCCCGGCCAGCAGCGTGACGTAGACCAGGGGAGAAGTCTTCCGCATCACTTCGACGACCTCCGGGTGATGAGGAAGTTGACGACCGCGAGGATGGTGATGAGCAGGAAGATCATCCACGCGATGGCCGAGCCGTACCCGAGGTCGGCGTCGCGGAAGGCCTTCTCGAACATGTACATCGACACGGTCTGGAACTGGCGCAGGGAGCCGCCGGAGATGGCGTAGGTGCCCTGGCCGAAGATCAGCGGCTCGGTGAACAGCTGCATGCCGGCGATGGTCGACATGATCACCGTGAACACGATCGCCGGGCGGATCATCGGCACCGTGATGCTGCGGAACTGGCGGATCTTGGACGCGCCGTCGACCGTGGCCGCTTCGTAGAGCTCACGCGGGATCGACTGCATCGCGGCCAGGTAGATCAGCGAGTTGTAGCCGGTCCAGCGCCAGTCGACCATGGTCGAGATGGCGATCCAGGACGACCACTTGTCGGCCCGCCAGTCGACGGGGGCGACGCCGACGAGGTGGAGCAGGCCGTTGACCATGCCCGCGTCGC
This genomic window contains:
- a CDS encoding carbohydrate ABC transporter permease, translated to MTATLTRPAKPPAKTATPRRRDKERSAAAILMAPFFVLLLVVFLIPVGTAVWLSFFGADEPGLGFGPEHTVFVGLRSYLAVLTDPTFLSGLGVIALYCLIYLPLLVVASLGLALLLDSAAARLTSLARLGLFLPHAVPGIIAAIIWLYLYTPGLSPVVDLLGKAGLTVDFLGFHAVLPAIVNIALWSNLGYNVVVFYAALQAVPREVLEAAVVDGAGPVRTALRIKTPLIRSSVVMVVLFTLIWSLQLFTEPMLLSQSTPVITARFSPSMYIYDAAFTRNNYGLAAAASVILLACTIALSYGVTRWTNRTREVKP
- a CDS encoding carbohydrate ABC transporter permease, whose translation is MKLLSRTAVNTVVGISVLYTLLPVLWLVLAAAKNGDALFGSDLLSLNGFSPLDNLKDLFATDKGIYGRWYANSLFYAVVGGALSSLISIACGYAFDKYRFKHKEKLFGLVLAAVMVPQTVLALPLYLIASGTGLVDTPWAVFVPVLFNPFGVYLGRVFSQGYVPDEVLEAARIDGAGELKTYFRVALRMLGPGVVTVFLFQLTAIWNNFFLPMVMLSNQKLYPVSLGLYTWNSSATVSPEYYPVVIMGSLLAVLPLLLAFVLLQRFWRSGLTAGSVK
- a CDS encoding hydroxyacid dehydrogenase, with the translated sequence MIRAALAMSRDAAHAVLDDETLTELRGLVDLTDGVIDDFAGDPLRDVELLVTGWGCPPLDAAALAAAPKLRAIVHTAGSVRAHVTEACWDRGIEVTSAAAANAVPVAEYTLAMILLSGKRVLERAREYRENRTRDDWLRDVGNYRRTVGILSASMIGRRVIDLLRPHDLRILVHDPYVTEVEGAERVGLAELFARSDVVSVHTPLLPETRGLVSRGLIGSMRPDAVLINTARGAVLDQDALAEATGAGRLRAILDVTDPEVLPPAHPLWDDPHVLITPHLAGSQGNEMGRLAALAVAEVTRWAAGDGFAHPLHRDRMGLIA
- a CDS encoding DUF2264 domain-containing protein, with the translated sequence MKLPPEDRELSPHTGYTRDHWVAAADGLLDAAWRWASPRKARLDLPGPASASGVRSDGLEGFARTFLAAGFRVAGGGDPHNWLERYAEGLDAGTRTPGRDDAESWPVILGHDVAGQPMVESASVALGLRLTRPWLWDHLGEDVQDRVEAWLRGALRHVPAPNNWYLFPFTVAGFLDDVGRGDAETARARDRALELLEGWYRGDGWYADGDGRAFDHYNGWALHLYPVLDAHLAGEPPRHGGRLYEHLEGFKLWFAADGAPLHFGRSLTYRFAAASAVGLGAVTGDTPLRPGVSRRLLSGALKYFLDRGAVDDNGLLSLGWHGPHAPTTQFYSGPGSPYWASKAFVCLLAPADHPLWTSTEESDDADTVRAEPAPGFLLQKADGVVRLHNHGSDHLRPHEAESADGDDPHYGRFAYSTHTGPTAKDNAADNHFAVVVGGVRSVRRRIHPLGAGQGDGWGWAASWHRPIFTTAAVPGLRVESVTVVRGHDEVRVHRVVGGPPGATAEQTGWATAPGESVLRPLSGWTGQDEVRAPHGTAYVPSVTLTRLTGPAEGTAVFIAHAVLGTEAADLAVTEEEIRWPDGFTVRIGFDPLDVTAG
- a CDS encoding LacI family DNA-binding transcriptional regulator, with the translated sequence MSNRPSTLEEVARLAGVSTGTVSRVINNAPHVSTKSREAVQRAIEELGYVPNTAARSLATARRGAVVLAISSDDPALFANQFFAEVIAGVNAVIEETDLQLMLVLAASERGRSRLTRILQSRAADGIMLLALRENDPLSKIADEGQVPVVHGGRSLDRTPPHYVDADNRGGARQAVEYLVSLGRQRIATITGQTDQHAGVNRYLGFREALALAGLPDDRVAHGDFSEASGVEGMTRLLDEHPDLDAVFVASDAMAAGALKVLRSHGRSVPDDVAVVGFNDIVTAQHTHPALTTVRQPIEALGREMTRMLVRLIDGEKPTSLILPTELVVRESA
- a CDS encoding GH1 family beta-glucosidase — translated: MSTFEPGFLWGAATSSYQIEGATAEDGRGPSIWDTFAATPGKVDRGDTGDVAADHYHRYRDDVALMQDLGLGAYRFSIAWPRIQPAGSGAAEPRGLDFYRRLVDTLLERGIQPWPTLYHWDLPQPLEDAGGWPNRDTAQRFAEYAAIVHDALADRVTHWTTLNEPWCSAFLGYATGRHAPGRQEPGAAVRAAHHLLLGHGLAAEAMPGSTVGLTLNLTEVTPATRGTPDVDAARRIDGMQNRLFLDPVLLGDYPADVQSDLAGVTSFDHVLPGDLKTISAPLDFLGVNYYSPMLVAGGGAPRPSAYVGSDRVAQVDGGHPRTSIGWEIDAGGLLAVLTRLKRDYPAIPLYVTENGAAFDEPVHDRARVTYLDGHLRACAAAIDRGVPLKGYFAWSLLDNFEWSFGYAQRFGLVHVDYETQERTLKNSARWYAAVIARHGL
- a CDS encoding carbohydrate ABC transporter permease, which gives rise to MRKTSPLVYVTLLAGIALSAFPLYWLFVVATRTNDIVGDWPPPLLPGGNLFGNIGRLFSAEDANFLLGMANSAIASVVVTVCVVFFSTLAGFAFAKLRFRGRNGLLVVILGTMMIPVQMGIIPLYMIMVQLGWQNRLQAVIVPFLVSAFGVFMMRQYAERSVPDELIEAARIDGCSTFRIYLTVVLPALRPGASVLALFTFMSTWNEFLWPIAVLENDNPTVQFSLNQLSTSYYTDYTLMFAGALVACVPLLLVFLAFGKQIIGGIMEGAVKA
- a CDS encoding carbohydrate ABC transporter permease, with product MVTQQRPRAAAKPPAPPRPRERGSLLSRWDLKASPYLYIAPFFLLFAVFGLFPLLYTAWVSLHDWDLGGDGGFIGLDNYATLFGDPDFWNAVVNTLGMLVLATVPQLLLALVVAALLNQQLRARLLLRMGVLLPIVTSVAAVGIVFSQIFDRDAGMVNGLLHLVGVAPVDWRADKWSSWIAISTMVDWRWTGYNSLIYLAAMQSIPRELYEAATVDGASKIRQFRSITVPMIRPAIVFTVIMSTIAGMQLFTEPLIFGQGTYAISGGSLRQFQTVSMYMFEKAFRDADLGYGSAIAWMIFLLITILAVVNFLITRRSSK